TATTCCCATCACTGTAATACGTCCGCCAGTCGAGAACACGCTTTTGCACTACATCGACCAAGCCTTTGTCGCTGATCTTCAACTCAGGGGAGACAGGAAGGGAAAGCACTGCAAAGTTCATGACCTCTTCTCTCGCCTCATACCCATGGTCTTTCAGCCATTTGCGCACCCCTTTTATTTGCTTTGCCAGTTTTGGCATAGGCTCAAGGGACACAATACCGCCATAGGCAAGGGGAACAAACGACTCTTTCTGTTCATCGACTAAGGCGATACCGCCCTGGTTCTCTATAACAAGGTTCACTGCCCTGACTGCCAATTCCACGCTGGTTGCAAGCACCAGCAGGTTGTGGCTGTCATGCGCCCAGGAACTGCAGATGGCTCCACTCTTTTTCAAACCATTTTTCAAGAAGGCCGGTTTGATAGGTGACTCATGGCCATACCGCTCAACACTGGCAATGACATTCAGGCCAGCAGCGAAATAGTCGAAGGTGTTGTCAACCACATCGACTGTCTGTCGTCCTTTTTTGGTGAAAGTCGTAGCAGTATCCTTCTCGATGACCAGAATATCACGATTGCCATCGGGGCAGGAAAGATCGAAATCTTTTTCCGAAATCTTCTTTCTTTGTATTGAGTTGAGATATTTTTTATCGAGGTTTGGAAGTTTTGTCGGGGTAACCAGGCCGTTGGAGGAATCGTAAACCATGGCCCCGTTCTTGAAAATCGCCTTGATATGCAAGGTTTCCAAGTCATCGATAACCAACAAGTCGGCTAGCTTGCCCGGGGCTATCTGTCCACGGTCGAAAAGACGCATGCGCATGGCAGGGGCATAGGTAGCAGCATAGATAGCCTCGGTTATGGGCATTCCATAAAATATTGCTTGTTTGACCACCGCATCAAGATGCCCTTTTTCCTGCAGGACATCGCTCATGACATCATCGGTGCAAAAACAAAACGTTCCGGCAAGGTATTCATCACAGAGGGCTTTTATAGTCTCTTTTTTGACACTTTTTTGCTGGATTTCCAAAAACATCCCTGCTGAAACCTTTTCCATGATTGATTGTGCAGTTTGTTCGGTGTGGTCGGAATCGACCCCGCTGGCAATGAATTTGCTTAACTGCTCGCCGCTGATTTTCGGGCAATGGCCTTCGATGGGAGAATCTGGCCTACAGGTTTTAAAAGCCTTGATGATACGCTTGGTCCTATTGTCCTCTTCACTGAACAGATCATTTGCGTTCATGATCTCCCCGAGGGCCAGGATGTCATCCCGCTTGCAAAGCTGCTCAACTTCACTTGCGTCTATTTGCCCACCGCTTGTTTCAAGCTCTTTTGAGGTTGAGGGCACACTGCTGGGTATTGCATAGAACACATCAAGAAGCGAGGGAAGGTCCATATAGGCCTCGAGTCCCTCAACTCCAAAGACATTGGCCACCTCATGGCAATCGGCAACGACTGTTGTCGTGCCATGGGGCAAGACCGCATTCGAGAATTCCGACGGACTTGTCATGGAAGACTCGATGTGCATGTGAATATCGATGAATCCCGGGATTACAACCAACCCACCATGCGATTCCTCATCAAAGTTGCGTTCGACATGCCTGATGGTTTTATCGAAGGCAATAGATCCGAAATCGAAGGAACGGTAAGCAGAGTTGTAAATCCAGACATTCTTAAGGTAGGTCACGACTAGTTATTCATCAGGCGGTTGAAAAGGTCTACCCATTCAGCCATCAAAGGATTGACGAAGGAGAAGTCTACCATCTTGGCCTTGGCTGCCACTTCACCTACTGTCTTGTTCTCGGCAAGGGCGGGAGTAAGGACAACCTTTTTGTTGACAGGAGCCTCGTTGAGGGCCTTTGCAGTCCTCAGTTCGGTCTCTGCATTGAGCCTGTAGTTGATATAGGCAAGGGCGAGGTCCTTGTTCTTGGAATTCTTGCTGATGTTGATAACATTGAAGTTTGCATAGGTACCCGAAGAAGGAACCATATACACGGCCTCAGGATCAGCTTTGGCAATTACCGGCACACCATAGTCACCGACGATAGCAACTGCAATCTCACCATTCTTGAAGAGACTTGCGACATCTGAAGTCTTGGCATACGTGCGCAGTACGTTGGGTTTGAGTTCCTCCAGAGCCTTGAATGCAGTAGCTCCCTTATCGGTTGTAAAATCAACACCCTTGACATCACTGGCCATGGCAAGCAGGGCAGGTCCGAACGTCGTTGTAATGGCAGGAATGGAAATCTTTCCCTTCAAGGCAGGATTCCACAAATCGTCCCAGGAATCGATTACGATGCCGGCGGCTTTCGGATTATATATGATCCCGATACTGTTGATGGTATAGGGAGCTCCCGAACCTGACTTGATCATAGCCTGGGCTCCACCGATCAAATCATTGAAAGAGGTGATATCACTGACTGCAATCGGGGCAAACAACCCAGCGGTTACGCCATCTGCTGTATTCTTCTGGGCCAATTCGATTACATCGACCTTGGAATTGGGATCGCTTGCAAGTTTGGTATAGCGTTCCTGGGCATTACCCGTGTCGAGGATGACCTTGACATTGTACTGCTTTTCAAAGGGTTCATAGACTTCTGCCCATAGGGAATCTTCTGAAAGCCCCCAGGTGGAAATAATGAGCTCGCGCGGTGCGCTTGTGCTTTCCTTTGTACCCTGTGCCCCGATCTGGGCTACAGGAAACAACAAGACCAAAAGTGCGGCCATCATAGTTGCTGCATGTAATTTTCTCATAGTCCTCTCCATTTTTCTCTGCCGTCCGGCAGGAATACCATCTTTTATTGTGAGTCTCTCACCTAGACTCCCAAACGATTACCGGTGCAAAAAT
The sequence above is a segment of the Sphaerochaeta pleomorpha str. Grapes genome. Coding sequences within it:
- a CDS encoding ABC transporter substrate-binding protein yields the protein MRKLHAATMMAALLVLLFPVAQIGAQGTKESTSAPRELIISTWGLSEDSLWAEVYEPFEKQYNVKVILDTGNAQERYTKLASDPNSKVDVIELAQKNTADGVTAGLFAPIAVSDITSFNDLIGGAQAMIKSGSGAPYTINSIGIIYNPKAAGIVIDSWDDLWNPALKGKISIPAITTTFGPALLAMASDVKGVDFTTDKGATAFKALEELKPNVLRTYAKTSDVASLFKNGEIAVAIVGDYGVPVIAKADPEAVYMVPSSGTYANFNVINISKNSKNKDLALAYINYRLNAETELRTAKALNEAPVNKKVVLTPALAENKTVGEVAAKAKMVDFSFVNPLMAEWVDLFNRLMNN
- a CDS encoding adenine deaminase C-terminal domain-containing protein: MTYLKNVWIYNSAYRSFDFGSIAFDKTIRHVERNFDEESHGGLVVIPGFIDIHMHIESSMTSPSEFSNAVLPHGTTTVVADCHEVANVFGVEGLEAYMDLPSLLDVFYAIPSSVPSTSKELETSGGQIDASEVEQLCKRDDILALGEIMNANDLFSEEDNRTKRIIKAFKTCRPDSPIEGHCPKISGEQLSKFIASGVDSDHTEQTAQSIMEKVSAGMFLEIQQKSVKKETIKALCDEYLAGTFCFCTDDVMSDVLQEKGHLDAVVKQAIFYGMPITEAIYAATYAPAMRMRLFDRGQIAPGKLADLLVIDDLETLHIKAIFKNGAMVYDSSNGLVTPTKLPNLDKKYLNSIQRKKISEKDFDLSCPDGNRDILVIEKDTATTFTKKGRQTVDVVDNTFDYFAAGLNVIASVERYGHESPIKPAFLKNGLKKSGAICSSWAHDSHNLLVLATSVELAVRAVNLVIENQGGIALVDEQKESFVPLAYGGIVSLEPMPKLAKQIKGVRKWLKDHGYEAREEVMNFAVLSLPVSPELKISDKGLVDVVQKRVLDWRTYYSDGNKSK